The following are from one region of the Vitis riparia cultivar Riparia Gloire de Montpellier isolate 1030 chromosome 14, EGFV_Vit.rip_1.0, whole genome shotgun sequence genome:
- the LOC117930365 gene encoding LOW QUALITY PROTEIN: thylakoid membrane protein slr0575 (The sequence of the model RefSeq protein was modified relative to this genomic sequence to represent the inferred CDS: inserted 1 base in 1 codon): protein MPMPMRALSTPAAGGTILCNHRHLLSLQHPHQSPLPRPHARSRPSIFPCQHPLPRSLKPLLLLTRAAESTPPPSAASPSSLSDKTIVVDEEFSLAKVSFGVIGLGLGITLLSYGFGAYFNILPGSEWSAIMLTYGFPLAIIGMALQYAELKPVPCLTYSDAQKLREQXATPILKQVRNDVIRYRYGDEQHLEEALKRIFQYGLGGGIPRRSAPTLQMIREEVTEDGKYCLVLVFEAKALQLSDFEKRQAKFASFFGPGITAEVAKGENDLYEVRLISNSTP, encoded by the exons ATGCCTATGCCGATGAGAGCTTTGTCAACGCCAGCCGCCGGAGGTACCATCCTCTGCAACCACCGCCACCTTCTTTCTCTACAGCATCCACACCAATCGCCTCTACCCCGTCCCCACGCTCGATCCAGGCCCTCAATCTTCCCCTGTCAACACCCTCTCCCTCGATCTCTCAAACCTCTACTGCTCCTCACCAGAGCTGCCGAATCCACTCCCCCTCCATCCGCCGCTTCTCCTTCTTCCTTGTCGGACAAGACGATTGTTGTAGATGAGGAGTTTTCGTTAGCTAAg GTTTCATTTGGTGTTATTGGACTGGGTCTTGGAATTACACTACTCTC ATATGGTTTTGGGGCATACTTCAATATCCTTCCTGGATCTGAATGGTCAGCAATAATGCTAACATATGGCTTTCCTCTTGCAATAATTGGTATGGCTCTCCAg TATGCAGAACTTAAACCAGTTCCATGCTTGACTTACTCAGATGCTCAAAAGTTAAGAGAAC GTGCCACCCCAATTCTTAAACAG GTCAGGAATGATGTTATAAGATATCGTTATGGGGATGAACAGCATCTGGAAGAAGCATTGAAACGGATTTTTCAGTATGGTCTG GGTGGTGGAATTCCAAGGAGGAGTGCGCCTACTCTACAAATGATTCGTGAAGAA GTAACTGAAGATGGTAAATACTGTTTAGTGCTGGTGTTTGAGGCAAAAGCCCTGCAGTTGTCAGATTTTGAAAAAAGACAG GCAAAATTTGCTTCATTCTTTGGACCGGGGATCACAGCTGAAGTTG CAAAGGGAGAGAATGACCTATACGAAGTCCGTCTTATTTCCAACTCAACACCATAG